The following nucleotide sequence is from Fusarium graminearum PH-1 chromosome 1, whole genome shotgun sequence.
GAAAACCGTGTCACCTGATCGAAGCAGGATTTTCCCTGACCTACTACAATAAACGCCAAGAATCTAAAAACCAAAAGTTTGGGCGGCCTTCACAGCTCTAATGGCCTGGTTCAAAATCGCTGCTGGCGTTGCCAGTGTGCTTGCGATAATCCAGCCCATCTCAGCTGCGCCCAGCCGTGAGAGCGCACTGCAAGGCTATTGCCCTATCATATACACTGAACAACCAGCAAACTGCCGTCCAATTCCAGAAACATTCCTTACTTTCTCGCCAAAGAGATCAGACCCTTCTCCTGCTGAAACACAGATTCTTGAAGATGCTCTCAGTGCTCTTTCGACGTTGCAGGACACTTTTTTTGAACCAGACTATGCGACATGGCCCTCTGCTATCGATTGGACTGCAGCTGTGGCGGGAACAGTTGTAGCTGGAATGCTGACGACTTTATCGAAGGCCATCAACACTGTCGATCTGGCTGGTGTTCATGATTGGAGAGTGAAGGAGAACATTATTGCGACTTTCTATGCACAACTCGTCGGGTCATACTTTGGACAAGATGTCTTGTCGCTTCGAGGACAAGTGATTACAGACCAAATCCTACAATACACGAAACTCTTACTGACGTGACGTCGTAGGCCTATGATGACATTCTTTGGGTGGTTCTCGGCTGGATCGAAGCCATCAAATTTGTCAATACGCACGCCGACCTTCACTATCCCAAGGTCAAACCACAGGGAGCCACGCCTGATAGTCTAAGAGGTGTAATTGATGCTATGCCATGGCAAGGCTACAACTGGTTCTCATCATTTGCGCACCGCTCTCGCATTTTCTGGAACTTGGCGACTCACGGTTGGGAAACGAAACTCTGCAATGGAGGCATGGTCTGGAATCCTCGTCTGAACCCTTACAAAAacgccatcaccaacgaACTCTGGATTTCTGCCTCAATTTCCATGTACCAACACTTCCCTGGTGACAACTTCACTGCCCCATGGCTCAACAACGTTGCGTTTCCGGATAACGACCCGGCGCATCTTGAGGCAGCCATTGAGGGATACAAGTGGCTCATAGACGTCAACATGACCAACTCCCGCGGCCTTTTCGTCGATGGATATCACATTGATAGTAGCAAACCCGGCAACACAAAGTGCGACGTTCGAGACGAGATGGTGTACACGTACAACCAGGGTGTCTTGCTAACAGGCCAAAGAGGACTCTGGTCTGTCAGTGGTAGTGCATCGTACCTAGAAGATGGTCATCGCTTGATTCAATCCGTGATCGAAGCGACGGGATGGAATTTGAAAGGTGGTAAGCCCGTGGATGATACAAGCCGCCTAGGTCCCGGCCAGTTACCGCCCTGGCGTGGGCTTGGGAGAGGAGGAATCTTGGAAGAACAATGCGATGCTAGCAGCACCTGCTCCCAAGATGGCCAGGCATTCAAGGGTatcttcttccatcactttACAGCATTCTGCAGCCCGCTTGAACCTCTCAGGGGTCGAAAAGGCAGGATAGTTGATCCTCATGGCTTTAAGAAAGTCAAGTCTATCCATGCGAAAGCTTGCACATCGTATTTGGTCTGGGTCAAGCACAATGCCCTGGCAGCACTGGAAACCCGAGATGATGCTGGTCTTTTCGGCATGTGGTGGGGTGCTGGTGTCTTTGACGCAAGCGTCACGTTGGACAACGACGGCATCAAGCACGACGCCGAAAACTCAACTGATTACCGTAACCGAGGAACGCCAGCGGGTGAAACGTGGGGAGGACGCCACAGGTGGCTTCCAGGAACAGGAGGCTTGTCACCGTTGGAGTCAAAACCCGATCAGCAGGTTATGGACGTTGCTGGGGATAGACTCCTTCCCAGGGCTCGCGGGGTATCAGCTCGAGAAGTGAAGGATCCCAATGCACGGGGTCGAGGTCGGACTGTGGAAACGCAAGTGGGAGGAATCGCATTGCTTAGAGCATTTTGGGAACTTTCTCGGTCATTTTGATGATTATGATTTTTATGTTTATGATGGAAACAGATTCAAAAGGATGATAGACATGATAGATCGCGATAGATAGCAGATGATAGAGACAACTCAGGATGTAAGGGTAGCTACTGCATTGAATTTAACTAGCTGAGAGAATGACGGTATTTGTTGGCGTTAGTCTGAGGTTAAGATGGCTAACTCAAGTCGCATTTCGCTTTCGCATCGCAACGTTTTAGAAGCCTTGAATTTAGAGGTCACATCTTTAGGATCTACATCGTTGTTAGGTTCTCCTAGTCTCTCCAACGTTAGTTCGAGGCGAGTCCGAACTATTCAGCGACGCAGATTGGTTGGACGGGTTTCGACAACCTCTACAGAAGTACGCTAGGATGGTTTGGGTGTGCCATTCGAAATACGTCAGAAGGGGGCTGCGCATTCGCATAGCTACGTTGTATCTCGAATGAAGGTGCAGTTTAGGGATAGCCTTATTCGGAGGGAACCATAGTCTCGTAGGATATAAGAGTATGTGCTCTCTCCCATCAGAAGaaacaatatcatcaacacaagaaCATCAGTTACCCTGCAATCACTAAGTCCAACACTTATAAACAACTATACTCATAACATCACCTTTGCTTCATTATCATCATGGGTCTCATCGGTCTTGCTATCAgcaccatcttcaacagccaagacaataatGGCGCTCGCTCTGGTGGCTGCTGCAGTCGTCGAaaccaaactcaacaacaactctaCACGGGCTCACCCAACCCCGATTACATGAATTACACTGGTCGATCCTCATGCCACCAGCGCAAGATGGAACGCCGTGTCCAAAGACAACTACAGAGAGCTGAGCGCACGCAACTTCGCGCAGAACAACGATCAGACAGGAACTTTCAGAGGGCCGAGAGGCGCCAGGCGGGTGTCATGCTGGTCAAGTCGGGAGCACAGAgagttggtcttgttggaCAGCCTCAAGTTGAGAGTGTTTCTGATACGATGAGCTTTCGGGATGAGCCTAAGGAGTATTCTTATGAGCTGGATGCTATCAACCAGCAGCACATTGCGAAAGATGCGCCGCCATCATATGATGAAGTTGTACGGAAGTAAAGGATACGAGGGCGAATGGAGTTTGGAGTTTGGGAGTTGGCTAGCAATACCTAACTTGATTTGGAAATTATATAAATGAATTCATGATTATTATCAAAAATCTATCTTGGAATTGTCTATTACGCCTTTCGTTAGAAAAAGATGCTCAACAGTACTACCCCAGACGCCTTTTGAATAACATCGTGTAATACGACCTCCGATATCGAACCGATGGACCCTGGACCAACCCCTCCATACCAAAGAGAGAAGGGTAATTGGAACATGGCAAACATGATAGGTAGATCAAAATGGAACACAAATTACCGTTAGCTATCACCTCATAATAATCAATCAGGTCATTATCCATTTTTAACAATCAAAGCCTATTTCACAACGTCTCGTATCACACGATAACCGGCCTGTGATCGGCCCCGGTGAGTCCGCCAACGTAATATTCGCACCTGGTAGAGAGACTTGTTATCTGGTACAAGACAATCCACAATCTACGTCACCCTGTGCCAATCGACTCATTTGCGCAAACCAACAAAATTTCAGGTCCGATCTTTCGGCGGTGACACTCACTGAGTCCTTACTGATAGGCCTAACTCCAACGCTAGATACTATTTGTGTCTTGactctctttctttgtttctctcaTACAACAAACAATTCTTTCACCTCTTCACACCCTCGCGATGCCTTCTGCTGATCCCATCGTGGCCGTCCCTGCCAATGGCGCTGTCAATGGCACCGCCAATGGAACAAATGACGACTCTCGTCCGCAGACGCCGATGACCGGAATGGCCTTGACCGAGTATAGCGCAAACCCCTCGACACCGTCCGCAGAGAAGCAGGCTCGCCTCAAAGAGATTGTTCCCGAGGAATACCTCCTCCCTACTGGATACCCTGACGTGAGTCTTTAAAACGTTTATACAACATCAATTGGACTGCAAAGCTGACAGTAATAACCCCACAGTACCTTCGTCTCATCGCCGGCGCTACTTCTCGAGTCTACGAGGCCTGCAAAGTCACTCCCCTCACCCACGCCATCAACCTGAGCAACCGGCTCGAATGCAATGTCCTCCTCAAGCGTGAAGACGAGCAGCCCGTTTTCAGCTTCAAGCTGCGCGGCGCTTACAACAAGATGGCCCATCTCGACCCCAAGAAGAGCTGGAAGGGCGTAGTCTGCTGCTCCGCCGGTAACCATGCCCAGGGCGTCGCCTATTCCGCtcgcaagctcaagatcccCGCGACCATCGTCATGCCCGAAGCGACTCCCAgtatcaagcatctcaacgTTGCCCGTCTCGGCGGCCATGTCGTGTTGCACGGCGCTGACTTTGACGCCGCCAAGGAGGAGTGTGCTCGACGAGAGGTCCAGGATGgactcatcaacatccccCCTTTCGACGACCCCTATGTCATTGCTGGTCAGGGCACTATCGGAAACGAATTGTTCGGCCAggtcaacatggccaaggtGGAGGCTATCTTCTGCTGtgtcggcggcggcggtcTCATTGCTGGAATCGGTCTCTATGTCAAGCGCATGGCTCCCCacgtcaagatcatcggTGTCGAGGCTCAGGATGCCAACGCCATGGCGCAATCGCTAAAGAAGGGCGAGCGAgttcttctcaaggaggtCGGCCTGTTCGCTGACGGCGCCGCTGTCAAGATTCCCGGAGAGGAAACTTTCCGCATCTGCAAGGAGGTTATCGACGATGTTATCGAGGTGTCAACCGACGAGATCTGCGCCGCTATCAAGGACATGTACGACGACACCCGTTCAGGTCTCGAGCCCGCCGGTGCCCTTTCCATCGCCGGTCTCAAGAAATACGTCAGCCAGAACCCCTCGGACGATTCGAAGCGCAACCTTATCGCTGTGACGTCCGGCGCCAACATGAACTTTGATCGCTTGAGATTTGTCGCTGAACGTGCCACCATGGGTGAGGGCAAGgaagctcttctttctgtcCAGATCCCCGAGCGTCCTGGTGCTTTCTCcgaactcatcaacaacatcatgcCCCACGGTGTCACAGAGTTCAGCTACCGATACTCCACAGACGAAGTCGccaacatcctcatcggTGTCTCCCTCACAGCCCCCGCCCACCAACGATCCGAAGAACTCCGCTCCCTCATCGACCGCATCCAATCAAACAACATGACCGTGACAGACCTCTCAAACGACGAGCTCGCCAAGAGCCACATCCGATATCTCGTCGGTGGACGATCCGGCGTCCCCAATGAGCGCCTCTACATGTTCACCTTCCCCGAGAGACCAGGAGCTCTCGAGAAGTTCCTCGTCACGCTCCGtcccaagttcaacatcagccTGTTCCAGTACCGTAACTACGGCGGCGACGTTGGCAAGATCGTTACCGGAATCCTATGTCCTGACGAAGAGGTCACCGAGCTTCACAACTTTTTGCGCAAGATC
It contains:
- a CDS encoding threonine dehydratase, giving the protein MPSADPIVAVPANGAVNGTANGTNDDSRPQTPMTGMALTEYSANPSTPSAEKQARLKEIVPEEYLLPTGYPDYLRLIAGATSRVYEACKVTPLTHAINLSNRLECNVLLKREDEQPVFSFKLRGAYNKMAHLDPKKSWKGVVCCSAGNHAQGVAYSARKLKIPATIVMPEATPSIKHLNVARLGGHVVLHGADFDAAKEECARREVQDGLINIPPFDDPYVIAGQGTIGNELFGQVNMAKVEAIFCCVGGGGLIAGIGLYVKRMAPHVKIIGVEAQDANAMAQSLKKGERVLLKEVGLFADGAAVKIPGEETFRICKEVIDDVIEVSTDEICAAIKDMYDDTRSGLEPAGALSIAGLKKYVSQNPSDDSKRNLIAVTSGANMNFDRLRFVAERATMGEGKEALLSVQIPERPGAFSELINNIMPHGVTEFSYRYSTDEVANILIGVSLTAPAHQRSEELRSLIDRIQSNNMTVTDLSNDELAKSHIRYLVGGRSGVPNERLYMFTFPERPGALEKFLVTLRPKFNISLFQYRNYGGDVGKIVTGILCPDEEVTELHNFLRKIGYPYEDCTESPVFKTFLRS